From a region of the Tateyamaria omphalii genome:
- a CDS encoding EcsC family protein: MNQIIVVPDPLNPEDELERLARRYKAAGGMGIQVLNTLGTQADGLLNRLPVAVQDQLTEATRAALTQALGAASRSRGVVPDQAEWLNATVSAAMGAAGGFGGLPTALAELPVTTTLLLRVIEGVAEEYGFDASTASVRFDCIQVFAAAGPLEHDDGSDIAFLSARMALSGAAMQAMITRIAPRLAVVLGQKLAAQTVPVLGAAAGAAINFSYTKYYTDMAHVHFGLRRLSVEADQPHEAMVERLRTQVLALKAQQK, from the coding sequence ATGAACCAGATCATCGTCGTTCCCGACCCGCTGAACCCCGAGGATGAACTCGAACGGCTCGCGCGCCGCTACAAGGCCGCGGGCGGCATGGGCATCCAGGTGCTCAACACGCTGGGCACGCAGGCCGACGGGCTGCTGAACCGCTTGCCCGTCGCGGTGCAGGACCAGTTGACCGAAGCCACGCGCGCCGCCCTGACCCAGGCGCTGGGTGCGGCCAGCCGCTCGCGCGGCGTGGTGCCGGATCAGGCCGAGTGGCTGAATGCGACCGTCAGTGCGGCCATGGGGGCTGCGGGCGGTTTTGGCGGTCTGCCCACGGCGCTGGCCGAGCTGCCGGTGACCACGACGCTCCTTCTGCGCGTGATCGAAGGGGTGGCCGAGGAATATGGCTTTGATGCGAGCACCGCATCGGTCCGTTTCGACTGTATCCAGGTCTTCGCCGCTGCCGGTCCGCTGGAACATGATGACGGGTCCGACATCGCCTTCCTGTCCGCCCGCATGGCGCTGAGCGGGGCGGCGATGCAGGCCATGATCACCCGCATCGCGCCGCGTCTGGCCGTGGTGCTGGGCCAGAAGCTGGCGGCCCAGACGGTGCCGGTGCTGGGGGCCGCCGCCGGGGCCGCCATCAACTTCAGCTACACCAAGTACTACACCGACATGGCGCATGTGCATTTCGGCCTGCGCCGCCTGTCGGTCGAGGCGGACCAGCCGCACGAGGCGATGGTCGAACGGCTGCGCACCCAGGTGCTGGCGCTCAAGGCGCAGCAGAAATAG
- a CDS encoding GNAT family N-acetyltransferase has protein sequence MYHLRTETPEDRWEVEALYDLCFAPGREALSSYRLRDDVPPVAGLSHVARDPDGILAGAIRYWPVRVGAQSALLLGPVAVHPTRQGEGLGGELIGTSLAQAQTSGWDRVMLVGDAPYYSRFGFEKLTGVVMPPPTNPDRVLGRALAPGAWTGVAGDVTRFS, from the coding sequence ATGTACCATCTGCGCACAGAGACGCCCGAGGATCGGTGGGAGGTCGAGGCCCTTTATGACCTGTGCTTTGCACCAGGGCGCGAGGCACTGTCTTCGTATCGTTTGCGCGATGATGTGCCGCCGGTTGCTGGCCTCAGCCATGTGGCACGCGACCCGGACGGCATTCTGGCGGGCGCGATCCGCTATTGGCCGGTGCGCGTGGGCGCGCAATCGGCGTTGTTGCTGGGCCCTGTGGCCGTGCACCCGACCCGGCAGGGCGAGGGGCTGGGCGGTGAATTGATCGGGACATCGCTGGCCCAGGCGCAGACATCCGGCTGGGACCGCGTCATGCTGGTGGGCGATGCGCCCTATTACAGCCGCTTCGGGTTCGAGAAGCTGACCGGCGTCGTCATGCCGCCCCCCACAAATCCCGACCGCGTGCTTGGCCGCGCCCTTGCGCCCGGCGCGTGGACAGGCGTCGCGGGTGATGTCACGCGTTTCAGTTGA